Proteins encoded by one window of Erythrobacter sp.:
- a CDS encoding sensor N-terminal transmembrane domain-containing protein, with translation MADEPAAPSRLERLPFPLGKSLTKRILAVNLVPLLVLAGSLFFLDSYRRQLLDERFKLARIEAQITAEALAGATVERQEALLSQIGREQSMRLRMYDADGALIADSFVLDKPSFVFDDPVAEPFSEDLARWTDDAVNFVVGAPSAPAYVEPVDTIADSWPELARVRQQGLSQIELRRAPDGTPVINAAAPVGINGASLLTTRNAVDITQSVRNARTSLMTIILLALFVSIVLSLYLASTIIEPLRRLVTATQRVRLGRERDIEVPRMQARGDEIGQLARAVSDMTATLRHRIDAVETFAADVAHEIKNPLASLRSATDSLQRVQDAELRAQLVDVAAHDVRRIDRLVSEISEASRIDAELSRAIFEPMDLCALFANVVARKRERGETRDCVVEVDCQGDPAPVMGVPIRLERVADNLLDNAVSFSPAAGRVLVTVGRVGGNVLATVCDEGPGIPEDSREKVFRRFHSHRPEGESFGNHSGLGLAIGRAIAEAHGGTLRVSNTPSALGGACLVLELPAA, from the coding sequence ATGGCTGACGAACCAGCCGCGCCGAGCCGGCTGGAGAGGTTGCCCTTCCCCCTCGGCAAATCGCTCACCAAACGAATACTGGCGGTGAATCTGGTGCCGCTGCTGGTGTTGGCCGGGAGCCTGTTCTTCCTGGATTCGTACCGCCGCCAATTGCTGGACGAACGCTTCAAGCTGGCGCGGATCGAAGCGCAGATTACTGCGGAGGCCCTGGCAGGGGCGACGGTAGAGCGGCAGGAAGCGCTGCTCAGCCAGATCGGTCGCGAACAGTCGATGCGGCTGCGGATGTACGATGCCGATGGCGCGCTGATCGCCGACAGCTTCGTCCTCGACAAGCCCAGCTTCGTTTTCGACGATCCGGTGGCCGAGCCGTTCAGCGAAGACCTTGCCCGCTGGACCGACGATGCGGTCAACTTCGTGGTCGGTGCGCCCTCGGCCCCGGCCTATGTCGAACCGGTGGACACGATTGCCGACAGCTGGCCTGAACTCGCCCGCGTGCGCCAGCAGGGCCTGAGCCAGATCGAACTGCGCCGTGCGCCCGATGGCACGCCGGTCATCAACGCCGCCGCGCCGGTCGGGATCAACGGTGCGAGCCTGCTCACCACCCGCAACGCGGTGGATATCACTCAATCGGTCCGCAATGCGCGCACCAGCCTGATGACGATCATCCTGCTCGCGCTGTTCGTTTCGATCGTGCTCTCGCTCTATCTCGCCTCCACCATCATCGAACCGCTGCGGCGGCTTGTTACGGCCACCCAGCGCGTCCGGCTGGGGCGGGAACGGGATATCGAAGTGCCGCGGATGCAGGCGCGCGGGGATGAGATCGGGCAACTGGCGCGCGCCGTATCGGACATGACCGCCACTTTGCGCCACCGGATCGACGCAGTGGAAACCTTCGCCGCAGATGTGGCGCACGAAATCAAGAACCCGCTCGCCTCTCTGCGCAGCGCCACCGATTCGCTGCAGCGTGTGCAAGATGCGGAACTGCGCGCGCAACTGGTGGATGTCGCCGCGCATGACGTGCGCCGGATCGACCGGCTCGTAAGCGAGATATCCGAAGCCAGTCGCATTGACGCCGAGCTCAGCCGGGCAATCTTCGAGCCGATGGACCTCTGCGCCTTGTTTGCCAACGTCGTTGCACGAAAGCGAGAGCGCGGGGAGACCCGGGATTGTGTGGTCGAAGTGGATTGCCAGGGTGATCCGGCTCCCGTGATGGGTGTGCCGATCCGGCTGGAACGAGTGGCGGACAACCTGCTCGACAATGCCGTGTCCTTTTCACCCGCAGCTGGTCGAGTACTGGTTACCGTAGGCCGCGTGGGGGGAAATGTCCTCGCCACTGTGTGCGACGAGGGACCGGGCATTCCCGAAGATTCGCGCGAAAAAGTGTTCCGTCGCTTCCATTCGCACCGTCCCGAAGGAGAGAGTTTCGGCAATCACAGCGGGCTAGGCCTTGCCATCGGCCGCGCAATTGCAGAAGCGCATGGTGGAACTTTGCGGGTGAGCAACACGCCATCGGCATTGGGCGGGGCATGCCTGGTGCTTGAATTGCCAGCGGCATAG
- the rapZ gene encoding RNase adapter RapZ, whose protein sequence is MGEKPKPSRQRILLVTGMLGAGKTTALRELEDLGWEAIDNFPVRLLDRLVGQDDEPFSLAIGFDCRTRGFVPSDIIEQVKCWVEEDQIHITTLFLDCAGHELERRFNETRRRHFLAQDQPVSSGIAAERELLAPLRRWADVLVDTTDFTTNSLKQSIREQFAQTAPREMTVTVSSFGFSRGTPPTADLVFDMRFLDNPHWHADLREQTGLDAPVGEFIEANAVFASTFDKIRSLLLELLPRYAEQGKAYVNIAFGCTGGRHRSVYTAEKMAQVLRDGGFSPTVLHRNLGSRAAELVEGSKQQ, encoded by the coding sequence ATGGGAGAGAAACCTAAGCCTTCACGCCAGCGCATCCTGCTGGTTACCGGCATGCTCGGCGCGGGCAAGACCACCGCCCTGCGCGAGCTGGAGGATCTTGGCTGGGAAGCCATCGACAATTTCCCCGTCCGCCTGCTCGACCGGCTGGTGGGGCAGGATGACGAACCGTTCTCGCTTGCCATCGGCTTCGATTGCCGCACCCGCGGTTTCGTGCCTTCGGACATAATCGAGCAGGTGAAGTGCTGGGTGGAAGAAGACCAGATACACATCACCACGCTGTTCCTCGATTGTGCAGGGCATGAGCTGGAGCGTCGGTTTAACGAGACGAGGCGGCGCCATTTCCTTGCGCAGGATCAGCCGGTTTCTTCGGGCATCGCAGCGGAGCGGGAATTGCTCGCTCCCCTTCGCCGCTGGGCGGACGTTCTGGTAGATACGACCGACTTCACAACCAACAGTCTCAAGCAATCCATACGCGAGCAGTTTGCGCAGACGGCACCGCGAGAAATGACCGTCACCGTATCCAGCTTCGGTTTCTCGCGCGGCACCCCGCCGACTGCCGACCTGGTGTTCGACATGCGTTTCCTCGATAATCCCCATTGGCATGCAGACCTTCGCGAACAAACCGGGCTCGATGCGCCAGTTGGCGAATTCATCGAAGCGAACGCAGTTTTCGCCTCCACCTTCGACAAGATCCGATCGCTCCTTCTCGAGCTGCTTCCGCGCTATGCCGAGCAGGGCAAGGCCTACGTCAACATCGCTTTCGGGTGTACCGGGGGGAGACACCGCAGCGTCTATACCGCAGAGAAGATGGCCCAGGTCTTGCGCGACGGCGGGTTTTCGCCCACGGTCTTGCACCGCAATCTGGGATCGCGCGCAGCGGAACTTGTAGAAGGCTCGAAACAGCAGTGA
- a CDS encoding aminotransferase class V-fold PLP-dependent enzyme, whose amino-acid sequence MARIYLDHAATSPLRPEAKAAMEEGFALWANPSSPHAEGRRARAALEDARERCKTALGWDGELIFTSGASEALSIALQRAKVDRRIVSAVEHDAVFRAAPDAEVVPVAKVDFEYELDPDLLATALAKGGKPIVAMQAVNSETGSQFGSFIRIKLIETVHDAGGLVVSDCSQSLGNPPPHGVDLAVYSAHKLGGPVGVGALLVRDFAMLEPIGGHERGYRMGTENLPAALGFAAALEAGKAEPFDRGHHGAWQTSLEDQHAFKAQLWKAGEVLHYGDKSPHIIPVAHPTMSAQALLIRLDAMGFAVSAGSACSSGSLKPSRVLMAFGVDEDTARRTIRVSLGWNTTPEELDAFAETWRSLC is encoded by the coding sequence ATGGCCCGCATCTACCTCGATCATGCCGCCACCTCGCCGCTGCGCCCCGAAGCGAAGGCGGCGATGGAGGAGGGGTTTGCCCTGTGGGCCAATCCCTCATCCCCGCACGCCGAGGGCCGCCGGGCGCGCGCGGCGCTGGAGGATGCTCGCGAGCGGTGCAAGACGGCGCTGGGGTGGGACGGGGAGCTGATCTTTACTTCAGGGGCGAGTGAGGCTCTCTCGATCGCTTTGCAGCGCGCCAAGGTGGATCGCCGGATCGTCAGCGCGGTCGAACACGACGCGGTGTTCCGCGCGGCACCGGATGCGGAGGTGGTGCCGGTTGCAAAGGTCGATTTCGAGTACGAACTCGACCCTGACTTGCTCGCAACGGCCTTGGCGAAAGGCGGCAAGCCGATTGTCGCCATGCAAGCAGTGAATTCCGAAACCGGATCGCAATTCGGTTCGTTCATCCGCATCAAGCTGATTGAGACAGTTCACGACGCGGGCGGTCTTGTGGTGTCGGACTGTAGCCAGTCGCTGGGAAATCCTCCGCCGCACGGCGTGGACCTAGCCGTTTATTCGGCGCACAAGCTCGGTGGACCTGTGGGTGTCGGTGCCCTCCTGGTGCGTGATTTTGCGATGCTTGAGCCGATAGGCGGGCATGAACGTGGCTATCGAATGGGGACGGAGAACCTTCCTGCTGCATTGGGATTCGCGGCGGCGTTGGAGGCAGGTAAGGCGGAACCATTCGACCGAGGACACCATGGAGCATGGCAAACGTCGCTTGAAGATCAGCACGCTTTCAAGGCTCAGCTTTGGAAAGCGGGCGAAGTGCTGCACTACGGGGATAAATCCCCGCATATTATCCCAGTTGCCCACCCCACCATGTCCGCGCAGGCGCTGCTGATCCGGCTCGATGCGATGGGCTTTGCGGTTTCCGCTGGTAGTGCCTGCTCATCGGGTTCGCTCAAACCCAGCCGCGTCCTGATGGCGTTCGGGGTGGACGAGGATACTGCGCGGCGGACGATCCGTGTTTCGCTAGGGTGGAATACCACGCCTGAAGAACTTGATGCCTTTGCGGAGACTTGGCGGAGCTTGTGTTAA
- a CDS encoding TonB family protein, whose translation MAYIDAGADPAARTKAAAWVIAIHALLGAGLVLGLAVKEVLQPAPPPITGTEVKLDPPPLPDDPIPEPADTSVYVAPQNPTPPIVLTPLPPIPMPPVSNDSSEVTRIVIPPRPSSTPGPVASPAPTPAFTPVAARPANNMQSWITTDDYSRSNLTREREGTARYRLVVGSNGRVDACEITSSTGHASLDTATCRLIERRARFDPATNNRGERVVGTYTGSVTWQIPE comes from the coding sequence ATGGCCTACATCGACGCAGGAGCAGACCCCGCCGCCCGCACCAAGGCCGCGGCTTGGGTAATCGCGATCCACGCCTTGCTGGGTGCCGGGCTGGTGCTCGGGCTGGCAGTGAAAGAGGTGCTGCAACCTGCGCCACCGCCGATCACGGGCACCGAGGTCAAGCTCGATCCCCCGCCGCTGCCTGACGACCCGATCCCGGAACCGGCGGACACGTCAGTCTATGTCGCTCCGCAGAACCCGACCCCGCCGATCGTCCTGACGCCGCTCCCGCCGATTCCGATGCCGCCAGTTTCTAACGACTCATCCGAAGTCACCCGCATCGTCATCCCGCCCCGGCCCAGTTCCACCCCCGGCCCGGTCGCCTCGCCCGCGCCAACGCCTGCCTTCACCCCGGTCGCTGCACGCCCGGCGAACAATATGCAGAGCTGGATCACCACCGACGACTATTCGCGCTCGAACCTAACCCGCGAACGCGAAGGCACCGCGCGCTATCGTCTCGTCGTCGGCAGCAACGGGCGGGTCGATGCCTGCGAAATCACCAGCAGCACCGGGCACGCCAGCCTCGACACCGCGACCTGCCGCCTGATCGAGCGCCGCGCACGCTTCGATCCGGCCACCAACAACCGGGGCGAACGCGTGGTCGGGACCTATACCGGCAGCGTCACCTGGCAGATCCCGGAATAG
- a CDS encoding response regulator transcription factor, with translation MNEADSFPPPAPLHDAAQGDAPAGESQRVIALVDDDRNILTTLSIALQAEGYATRVYSDGEAALAALQTNPPDLAVFDIKMPRMDGMELLQRLRETSSLPVIFLTSKDQEEDEEAGLAMGADDYIAKPFSQRLLLARIRAILRRAAPVEEGHESTAETDPSANGLIVRGRLSMDPARHQVTWGGVLVSLTVTEFLLLEALAQRPGVIKSRNQLMDAAYPDDVFVDDRTVDSHIKRLRRKFRAIDADFGAIETLYGAGYSFTDG, from the coding sequence ATGAACGAAGCCGACTCTTTCCCGCCCCCTGCCCCGCTGCATGATGCTGCGCAAGGCGATGCTCCGGCAGGCGAAAGCCAGCGGGTGATCGCGCTGGTTGACGACGATCGCAACATCCTCACCACCCTTTCGATTGCCTTGCAGGCCGAAGGCTATGCTACCCGCGTCTATTCGGACGGTGAAGCGGCACTGGCTGCACTCCAGACCAATCCCCCCGATCTCGCCGTGTTCGACATCAAGATGCCGCGCATGGACGGGATGGAACTGCTCCAGCGGTTGCGCGAAACCTCCAGCCTGCCGGTGATCTTCCTGACAAGCAAGGATCAGGAAGAGGACGAGGAGGCGGGCCTTGCCATGGGCGCGGACGATTACATCGCCAAGCCGTTCAGCCAGCGCCTGCTACTGGCGCGTATCCGCGCGATCCTGCGCCGCGCTGCGCCAGTAGAAGAAGGACATGAGTCGACCGCCGAGACTGACCCGTCAGCTAATGGCCTCATAGTTCGTGGGCGCCTCTCGATGGACCCGGCGCGGCATCAGGTGACCTGGGGCGGAGTACTGGTAAGCCTGACGGTGACCGAGTTCCTGCTGCTGGAAGCCCTCGCCCAGCGCCCCGGCGTGATCAAGAGCCGCAACCAGCTGATGGACGCCGCCTACCCCGACGACGTGTTCGTGGACGATCGCACCGTCGATTCGCATATCAAGCGCCTGCGACGCAAGTTCCGCGCCATCGATGCCGATTTCGGCGCCATCGAAACGCTCTACGGCGCGGGCTATAGCTTCACCGATGGCTGA
- a CDS encoding phosphoenolpyruvate carboxykinase, whose product MSAPLSVPLSAQGLATGATIHANLGTAALVEQALVKGEGKLTKDGALLVDTGKFTGRSVKDKFIVRDASTESTINWGAINQPMSPEHFAALKADFLAHLQNRDELYVADLFGGSQPEYRVNVRVITQMAWHSLFVRTLLVRPSAAEVAAFDPEYTIINLPSFKADPERHGCRSDTVIAVNFAEKLILIGNTEYSGEMKKGVFGLLNYLLPAQGVMPMHCSANIGADGKSAIFFGLSGTGKTTLSADASRTLIGDDEHGWSDQAVFNFEGGCYAKMINLSAEGEPEIYATTKMFGTILENVTMDEDTRELDFTDASKTENTRGAYPIEFIPNTSEKNLGPAPSNVIMLTADAFGVLPPVARLTPDQAMYYFLSGYTAKVAGTEIGVTEPEATFSTCFGAAFMPRHPSVYGNLLKERIAGGGAQCWLFNTGWTGGKYGVGQRMPIKATRSLLNAVLDGKMDEVEFRKDPNFGFDVPVHVPALAEAGIDQAVLDPRRTWADKDAYDDTAHKLVDLFVENFRQFADYVDEGVRQAAPSAEVQAA is encoded by the coding sequence TTGTCCGCACCCCTCTCCGTTCCGCTTTCCGCGCAGGGTCTTGCCACTGGTGCCACGATCCACGCCAATCTCGGCACCGCCGCATTGGTGGAGCAGGCGCTGGTGAAGGGCGAAGGCAAGCTGACCAAGGATGGCGCGCTGCTGGTCGATACCGGCAAGTTCACCGGGCGCAGCGTGAAGGACAAGTTCATCGTCCGCGATGCCAGCACCGAAAGCACGATCAACTGGGGCGCGATCAACCAGCCGATGAGTCCGGAACACTTCGCCGCGCTCAAGGCCGACTTCCTCGCCCACCTTCAGAACCGTGATGAGCTGTACGTCGCCGACCTGTTCGGCGGCTCGCAGCCGGAATATCGCGTCAATGTGCGCGTCATCACGCAGATGGCCTGGCACAGCCTCTTCGTCCGCACCCTGCTGGTGCGTCCCTCGGCAGCGGAAGTGGCAGCGTTCGATCCGGAATACACCATCATCAACCTGCCCAGCTTCAAGGCCGACCCGGAGCGCCACGGCTGCCGCAGCGACACGGTGATCGCGGTCAATTTCGCCGAAAAGCTGATCCTGATCGGCAACACCGAATATTCCGGCGAGATGAAAAAGGGCGTGTTCGGCCTGCTCAATTACCTGCTGCCTGCACAGGGCGTGATGCCGATGCATTGCAGCGCCAATATCGGCGCCGATGGCAAGAGCGCAATCTTCTTCGGTCTGTCGGGCACCGGCAAGACCACGCTCAGCGCCGATGCCAGCCGCACCCTGATCGGCGACGACGAACACGGCTGGTCGGACCAGGCAGTGTTCAATTTCGAAGGCGGTTGCTACGCAAAGATGATCAACCTCTCGGCTGAAGGCGAGCCGGAGATATACGCGACCACCAAGATGTTCGGGACGATCCTTGAAAACGTGACAATGGACGAGGACACGCGCGAACTCGACTTCACCGACGCCAGCAAGACCGAGAACACCCGCGGCGCCTATCCGATCGAGTTCATCCCCAACACCAGCGAGAAGAACCTCGGCCCTGCTCCGTCCAATGTCATCATGCTCACCGCCGATGCCTTCGGCGTGCTCCCGCCGGTCGCGCGGCTGACTCCCGATCAGGCGATGTATTACTTCCTGTCGGGCTACACCGCGAAGGTGGCGGGCACCGAGATCGGCGTGACCGAGCCCGAAGCGACTTTCAGCACCTGTTTCGGCGCCGCCTTCATGCCTCGCCATCCCAGTGTTTACGGCAACCTGCTGAAGGAGCGCATCGCTGGCGGCGGGGCGCAGTGCTGGCTGTTCAACACCGGCTGGACCGGCGGCAAGTATGGCGTTGGCCAGCGGATGCCGATCAAGGCCACTCGCAGCTTGCTCAACGCCGTGCTCGACGGCAAGATGGATGAAGTGGAATTCCGCAAGGATCCGAATTTCGGATTCGACGTGCCGGTGCATGTGCCCGCGCTGGCCGAAGCCGGGATCGATCAGGCGGTGCTCGATCCGCGCAGAACATGGGCCGACAAGGACGCCTACGACGACACTGCGCACAAGCTGGTCGACCTGTTCGTGGAGAACTTCCGGCAGTTCGCCGACTATGTTGATGAAGGTGTGCGGCAGGCGGCACCAAGCGCTGAAGTCCAGGCAGCCTGA
- a CDS encoding DUF885 domain-containing protein — MHNSFDLPLSRRAFIGALGSTTALAVLPGCVTAPTLAPVADQSAAQALLDDVAWNLLRHEPTRATGLGVDTGVHAALRRQLGDASQAGRDAQAATLSADLARVRAFPKDGLDPATRTSFEVVESAYATAVEGFALPYGDIPVGSWRTAPYAVIQNVGAYIDLPRFMDSDHPIANALDAEAYIARLEEIPGVLMGELERIQAARAMGVVPPDFLLDKAIDQMRSTLTDAMGGGALVESLTRRTAEEGIAGDWQARAQAIVTGQVAPALEAQLAELQAQRAVAGSDPGIWAQPRGDEWYAWSLKSSTTTTMGPDEIHELGLATLEQIHAQMDPILRDIGYTEGSVGDRMTSLSEDPRFMFAEGDPGRAEIMAFIQERVEWIRGQMPRAFRRLAAGNLEVRRLPPAEEPGAPTAYGGAGSVDGTVPGKMWINLRSTDLHRRYDLPTLTHHEAIPGHVWEGEYSNQLPLIRSILAFNSFSEGWALYAEQLADELGAYDENPAWRLGYLQDAAFRACRLVVDTGLHHKRWSRDQSIRFFMERNGNKREQVENEVDRYCSWPGQATGYMVGKLEILRQRERAMAELGSAYDLRDFNQAVVDGGNAPLDVLGGNIGRYIAGGSVV, encoded by the coding sequence ATGCACAACAGCTTCGACCTCCCGCTTTCCCGCCGCGCCTTCATCGGCGCGCTGGGTTCCACCACCGCGCTTGCCGTCCTGCCCGGATGCGTCACTGCGCCAACGCTAGCTCCCGTAGCCGACCAAAGCGCGGCGCAGGCGCTGCTCGACGATGTGGCGTGGAACCTTTTGCGGCACGAACCGACCCGCGCAACCGGGCTGGGCGTCGATACCGGCGTCCACGCCGCGCTGCGCCGCCAGCTTGGCGATGCCTCGCAGGCCGGGCGCGACGCGCAGGCCGCCACGCTCAGCGCCGATCTCGCCCGCGTGCGCGCCTTCCCCAAGGACGGGCTCGATCCCGCCACCCGCACCAGCTTCGAAGTGGTGGAAAGCGCCTATGCCACCGCGGTGGAAGGCTTTGCCCTGCCCTACGGCGACATCCCGGTCGGCAGCTGGCGCACCGCGCCCTATGCGGTGATCCAGAACGTCGGCGCCTATATCGATCTGCCGCGCTTCATGGACTCGGACCACCCGATTGCCAACGCGCTCGATGCCGAAGCCTATATCGCGCGGCTGGAGGAAATTCCCGGTGTGCTCATGGGCGAACTCGAACGGATCCAGGCCGCCCGCGCCATGGGCGTGGTGCCGCCCGATTTCCTGCTCGACAAGGCGATCGACCAGATGCGCAGCACCCTGACCGATGCCATGGGCGGCGGGGCGCTGGTCGAATCGCTGACGCGGCGCACGGCGGAGGAGGGAATTGCGGGAGACTGGCAGGCGCGCGCGCAGGCTATCGTCACCGGGCAGGTTGCTCCCGCGCTGGAAGCGCAGCTTGCCGAATTGCAGGCGCAACGGGCGGTGGCGGGTAGCGATCCGGGCATCTGGGCGCAGCCGCGCGGGGACGAATGGTATGCCTGGTCGCTCAAATCGAGCACGACCACCACGATGGGGCCGGACGAGATCCACGAACTGGGCCTCGCCACGCTGGAGCAAATCCACGCGCAGATGGACCCGATCCTGCGCGACATCGGCTACACCGAAGGGAGCGTGGGGGACCGGATGACCTCGCTTTCCGAAGACCCGCGCTTCATGTTTGCCGAAGGCGATCCGGGCCGCGCCGAGATCATGGCCTTCATCCAGGAGCGGGTGGAATGGATTCGCGGACAGATGCCGCGCGCGTTCCGGCGGCTGGCGGCGGGCAATCTGGAAGTGCGCCGCCTGCCCCCGGCAGAGGAACCCGGCGCGCCCACCGCCTATGGCGGCGCGGGCAGTGTGGACGGCACGGTGCCGGGCAAGATGTGGATCAACCTGCGCTCCACCGATTTGCACCGGCGGTATGACCTGCCGACGCTCACCCATCACGAGGCGATTCCCGGCCATGTCTGGGAGGGTGAGTATTCGAACCAGTTGCCGCTGATCCGCTCGATCCTCGCCTTCAATTCCTTCTCCGAAGGCTGGGCGCTCTATGCCGAGCAACTGGCGGACGAACTGGGTGCCTATGACGAGAATCCGGCCTGGCGGCTCGGCTACCTTCAGGACGCCGCCTTCCGCGCCTGCCGCCTCGTCGTCGATACCGGACTGCATCACAAGCGCTGGAGCCGCGACCAGTCGATCCGCTTCTTCATGGAGCGGAACGGCAACAAGCGCGAGCAGGTCGAAAATGAAGTCGATCGCTATTGCAGCTGGCCGGGACAGGCGACCGGCTACATGGTCGGCAAGCTGGAGATCCTGCGCCAGCGCGAGCGGGCGATGGCCGAACTGGGCAGCGCCTACGACCTGCGCGATTTCAACCAGGCGGTGGTGGATGGCGGCAATGCCCCGCTCGACGTGCTGGGGGGCAATATCGGACGCTACATCGCTGGCGGGAGTGTGGTTTAG
- a CDS encoding alpha/beta hydrolase, producing MPHVIFPGPEGRLEGRFSPGPRPRAPVAMILHPHSQGGGTMNDRIVQSLYKTFVNRGFATLRFNFRGVGRSQGSFDNGIGELSDAASALDWVQSIHPEAQVTWVAGVSFGALIGMQLLMRRPEIRGFISIAPPANMYDFSFLAPCPASGIFVQGTGDTVVQPQSVTKLVEKLRTQKHITIHHDEIPRANHFFENEQEELMRSVDNYLDFRLDPACPIT from the coding sequence ATGCCGCACGTCATTTTCCCCGGCCCCGAAGGCCGTCTCGAAGGTCGTTTCTCCCCCGGTCCGCGCCCGCGCGCACCCGTTGCCATGATCCTGCACCCGCATTCGCAGGGCGGGGGGACGATGAACGACCGGATCGTGCAGAGCCTTTACAAGACCTTCGTCAACCGTGGATTCGCGACGCTGCGGTTCAATTTCCGCGGCGTCGGCCGCAGCCAGGGCAGTTTCGACAACGGCATCGGCGAGCTGTCCGATGCGGCGAGCGCGCTCGACTGGGTGCAGTCGATCCATCCCGAAGCGCAAGTGACCTGGGTTGCGGGCGTCAGCTTCGGCGCGCTGATCGGGATGCAGTTGCTGATGCGCCGCCCGGAAATCCGCGGCTTCATCTCGATCGCCCCGCCGGCGAACATGTACGATTTCTCGTTCCTTGCCCCCTGCCCCGCCAGCGGGATCTTCGTGCAGGGCACCGGGGATACGGTGGTGCAGCCGCAATCGGTGACCAAGCTGGTGGAAAAACTGCGCACGCAGAAGCACATCACAATCCACCACGACGAAATCCCGCGCGCGAATCACTTCTTCGAGAACGAGCAGGAAGAGCTGATGCGCTCGGTCGACAATTACCTCGACTTCCGCCTCGATCCGGCCTGCCCGATCACCTGA
- a CDS encoding PTS sugar transporter subunit IIA, with protein sequence MIGIILVTHGRLAEEFVAAMEHVVGKQDDVATICIGPNDDMEQRRSDIAEAIARVDSGAGAIMLTDLFGGTPSNLAISLLKPGETEVIAGINLPMLIRLAGARKEMSLGNAAEAARKAGRNYITIASEFLGQTA encoded by the coding sequence ATGATCGGTATCATTCTCGTCACCCACGGTCGTCTGGCCGAGGAATTCGTTGCCGCGATGGAACATGTCGTGGGCAAGCAGGATGATGTCGCCACCATCTGCATCGGCCCGAACGATGATATGGAGCAGCGTCGCAGCGACATTGCCGAAGCGATTGCGCGGGTGGACAGCGGTGCGGGTGCGATCATGCTGACCGATCTGTTCGGCGGCACCCCGTCCAATCTTGCCATTTCACTGCTCAAGCCGGGCGAGACCGAAGTAATAGCCGGGATCAACCTGCCGATGTTGATCCGGCTGGCAGGCGCGCGCAAGGAGATGTCCCTTGGAAATGCAGCCGAAGCTGCGCGCAAGGCCGGACGCAATTACATCACTATCGCTTCCGAATTCCTCGGTCAGACTGCCTGA
- a CDS encoding HPr kinase/phosphatase C-terminal domain-containing protein has product MRGRAILITGDVGSGKSSLALALLDRGGELVGDDGVVLELEGNRVIASPPPNIEGLIEIRNVGLLEVPVTSAPVAIVINLSSQAERLPLGHAEVLLLGLSVPQVDLWPDTPALPLRAEAALEMHGLNFDPA; this is encoded by the coding sequence ATGCGCGGTCGGGCTATACTGATCACCGGAGATGTGGGCAGCGGCAAATCCAGCCTGGCGCTGGCACTGCTCGATCGTGGCGGGGAACTGGTGGGAGACGATGGTGTCGTGCTCGAGCTGGAAGGGAACCGCGTAATCGCTTCGCCGCCGCCGAACATCGAAGGGCTGATCGAGATCCGTAATGTCGGGCTGCTCGAAGTGCCGGTGACGAGCGCACCGGTCGCCATCGTCATCAACCTTAGCTCCCAAGCCGAGAGACTCCCGCTCGGACACGCGGAAGTGCTGCTGCTGGGACTTTCTGTGCCCCAGGTCGATCTCTGGCCCGATACGCCCGCCCTGCCGCTGCGCGCCGAAGCAGCCCTGGAGATGCACGGGCTGAATTTCGATCCGGCCTAA
- a CDS encoding DUF937 domain-containing protein codes for MSLAQMLQQTGVIESMARELNIDEATARTGAGALLPAIVAGVGRASTTGGAGGGSSDPLGGLGGLAGAILGGGGGGLLDAVLGPKPTPVEQGNDILGNIFGTKDVSRSVAGEVAAVTGLDENLLKRMLPILAMAVMGYLARQGQQQGGGAAESASGGGALGGILGAIVGGLARR; via the coding sequence GTGAGCCTCGCGCAGATGCTGCAGCAGACCGGCGTCATCGAAAGCATGGCGCGGGAACTTAACATCGATGAGGCGACGGCGCGCACCGGGGCGGGGGCCTTGCTCCCCGCCATCGTTGCGGGAGTAGGCCGTGCTTCGACGACCGGTGGCGCGGGCGGTGGTAGCTCCGATCCGCTGGGCGGTCTGGGCGGGCTGGCGGGAGCGATCCTCGGCGGCGGGGGCGGCGGCCTGCTCGACGCGGTGCTCGGCCCGAAGCCCACGCCGGTGGAGCAGGGCAACGACATTCTCGGCAATATCTTCGGCACCAAGGATGTCAGCCGCTCGGTTGCAGGCGAAGTCGCCGCAGTGACCGGGCTGGATGAGAACCTGCTCAAGCGGATGCTGCCGATCCTCGCGATGGCGGTGATGGGCTATCTCGCGCGGCAGGGCCAGCAGCAGGGCGGCGGCGCGGCTGAATCCGCTTCGGGAGGCGGCGCTCTCGGCGGAATTCTCGGCGCTATCGTGGGCGGCCTCGCTCGCCGCTAG